The sequence cctgcctcagcctcccgagtagttgggactacaggcgcctgccactgtgcccgactaatttttttttttttttttgtatttttagtagagacggggtttcacggtgttagccaggatggtctcgatctcctgacctcatgatcagcctgccttggcctcccaaagtgctaggattacaggcgtgagccaccgtgccgggccagGTACAGGAACTTTTCTAAAGCTaccttttcttttgaaacagggtctcactctcacccaagctggagtgcaatggctcaggcatggctcactgcagcctgggctcaagcgattctcctacctcagcctcccaagtagctgggaccacaggcatgtgccaccacacctggccaatttttaaattatctgcaGTGATGacgtctctctatgttgcccagtctggtctctcgaactcctgggctcaagtgatccttctgcctttgcctctcaaagtgctgggattacaggcgtgagccaccgtgcccagccttaaagctatttttattttttaatttaaaatgtatttataggccaggcgcggtggctcacacctgtaatcccagcactttgggaggccaaggcaggaggatcacaaggtcaggtttgagaccagcctggccaacatggcgaaaccccatctttactaaaaatacaaaaaaaaattagccaggcgaggtggtgggtgcctgtaatcccagctacttgggaggccaaggcaagagaatcgctttaacccaggagtcggaggttgcagtgagctgagatcacgccactgcactccagtctgggcgacagaacgggactccaaaaaaaaaaagtatttatttatttatttaaaattagagatggggccgagcacagtggctcatgcctgtaatcccagcactttaggagaccaaggccggtggatcacttgaagccaggagtttgagaccagactggccaatatggtgaaaccccatttctactaaaaatacaaaaattaacctggcgtggtgacgcatgcctgtaatcccagctacttgagaagctaagacagaattgcttgaacccaggaggtggaggttgcactgacccgaggttatgccactgcactgcagcctgagttgacagagtgagactctgtctcaaaaaaaaaaaaaaattagagatggggtcttgctatgtgttGCCGagactggtcttgacctcctgtctggatctctcaagtagctgggattacaggcatgagctgccatgcctggctctaAAGCTTTtgtataataaatttatttttatttcagtcctCACAATGACCCTGGGAGGTGGGTACCATGATTTTCCTTACTTCACACCGGCAGAAAGTAAGGCACAGACAAGTTCAGTGAGCTGCCCAAGCCATGAAGTTTCAAGCAACAGAGGCCAGACCTTGAGCCGGGCTACCGGGAGCCAGTGTTGCTGCAACAACTGCCCAGTGTTGCTTCTCAAAGGGTCCTTGCAGTCCCTGAGGGGTCATTCCTGAAAAGGCCGACGTCATGGCCTGAGTACAGGCGGCCCCTCCTGGGATGCTGGCCCCCTCCCTGCCCTTGGTGGAGATGGGGCTGCTGTGTCCTCTGGAGCTTCCTCACAGCATCCGGCTGCACCCTGGAGAGGAGGCCAAGAGCCTGTGGCAACTGCAAGAGCTGGGGGCTGCACACAGCTTGAGAGGCAGAGGGTGCCCGGCCTGAGCCCCAGACCAGCAGGGCACTCTGGTGGCCCAGGGAGAGAGGCCATGTCCTCTTTAGACCTGCCACCTTGGGATTAGGAACAAAAAGTGGCTTTTTCAGGCTGGGTCCGTTTAGCTATGGCTCGTCCTGCACCTTCCCCCAGGCCCAGAACCCCcggccccactcccaccccaggtCTGAGATGGTACCTGCCCTGATCCACACATACTAAGGTCCTGGTGGGCATAGGAATTGGGACAAACAGTTGTCAGGTTCCCTGGGGCTCTCCCCACCTTTGAACCTTACTTGGCGTGGAGTTCTTGTTCCCCATAGTAGCTCCCCCCACTCATGTTTCTACCTGGGAGGGGGTGATGGGTCATGTGCCAAATGTGTCCCCAAGGCCCCCAGTTTCAGGGCCTGAGTCCCCATTCCCTGCTCTATGGGGGTGCGGGGGTGTCATGTCTTGCACTTTCCCCAGCAGTCTGCCACCCGTCTACCCCGTGAGAACAAGTCCTTCTCATTCTGTGTCCCTTGACTCCACAACCGACGGAGGCTGCCTTGTCCACAAGTCAGGGATTCCCGTTTCTGGTGCAGCCAGTACAAAGCCCCTGTCCTCGCCACTCTGGGCTTGTGCTGTTCTTGGTCCCTTATCTTGTTGTCACAGGGCTAACCCTCCCCACACACCTGGCTGTCCCCTGCCCCACAGCTCCTAGGCCAGGGCCTGTCCCTGTCCCTAACACCCAGCCCCTCGGTTCCTCTTACCCTCTTCTTGGACCCTAAGCCCTTTCTGGGTAACCAGAAAGCTCAGAGACGGTCTCCAGGTGACCCCCAGTCTGTTCCTCTCCCCGAATCCAGAGCATTGCAGTCACAGTAGAGGCAATTGCTGTCATTCCGCGGCCCATGACAGCCTGGCGGCCCGCATCCCTCCCCCGTGATGCTCTGCACAGACAGGCCCACGTGTGTCCCCAGATGCCTGAATCACTGCTGACGGCTGGGGACCTGGCCACCGTGGGCTCCTGGGGAGCCACTGGGGAGGGGGCGGCGGCCGCATCTTGCCTCCAAGGGAACACCTGCGGACATAAATAGGCAGccagcagaggcagcagcacAGAGCCACCAAGCAGCGCTGCATACGGGGTCCACCTGTGTGCACCAGGATGCCCGACACCATGCTGCCCGCCTGCTTCCTCGGCCTACTGGCCTTCTCCTCCGCATGCTACTTCCAGAACTGCCCGAGGGGCGGCAAGAGGGCCATGTCCGACCTGGAGCTGAGACAGGTACTTCCCACCGTGGGCCATCTCAGGGCTGCCACAGCGGGCAGTGCTGACACCCTGGGTCAGGGGCTAGGAAAGAGGGAAGTCATGGGTGGTGGTAGCCTTTAGGGGAAGTgtaggggaggaagagagaggcatGGCATGGCTGGGCAGAGGAGCCAATGGGGTGGGCCAGAGGAAACCACGCTTtggaggaggctgggagaggcTGAAGGGGCTCCTGGTCACTGTCACCATCCAGACAGGGATTCAGGGAAGTGAGGGATGCTTCCCCAGTGACTGGGCTTGGGGCTGGATCAGGGAGAACGGGGCATCATGGCCTCCCCTGTGCCCATGGCGTTCTTGCATCTGGACTGGCTGGGGCAGCAGAGGCTCCGTCCTACCTGGCATTGGAGGCTTTCCTcatccagccccagcctcccaggcacAGGCGCCCAGGCCCCCACACAGAAGATGGCCTCTGGTCTGAGCGCACTTGGGTGGGGCATCCTGTGGGGAAGTTCTGCTGGGAACCTGGCCTAATTCTCTAGTGCTGGACGTTTCCTCCATTTCCAGCAGAGCTGAAGGAAATCCAATCACGATGTGCATGCAATTCTGTGCAGGCTCAGTGATGAGCTGTTGAGCAAATTAGACCACACCAAACTCAGCTAGAAGTCTAATGCGCTATCCATTGCGCCAGAGAACCGACTGTTGAGCAAATTAGAGTGGCCGAGTGGGCAACCCCCGCagtctcccttcctcctgctAGGCTCCTTTGGGGTCCTGAGACACCTGGGTGTCCGTGCCCTCCTCTAGGGCTGAGGCGCCTGCCACCCACAGGCGGACTGAGCAGGGGGTCAGGGCCCCAGCTGAGGCCGTCAAGCTTGGCGGGAGGCAGGGGCAAGGCAAGATAGGAGACAGGAAATGGGAGGAAGGGCCGGGGTTCTGGATGCGCAGGGCCTCTCTGCATGGTGTAGTGGGGAAGCGGGTGGGCCCGGGCTCAAGCTGCAGCAGtgtgaggaggaaggaggaagggtttGGAGTGGGGGAAGGTGGGGCAGCTGCAAGAGTGGCGCCCACCAGCGATGGCCCCGAGGCTCGAGGAAGGGCTCCCCACGCTGTAGTCCACCGGAGACCCGTCCCTAGCTGAGGGGGAGGACGCTGAGGGCTATCACTGAGAAGTCATTCAAGAAACCAAGGTGCTGAGCGGATTTGGACGCCCGGCCCGTGACTGCGGTCGAGGCCCAGACGGCGCCCCAGTGCGCCTGCAAGCTGCAGCCCCGGTGTCCCACCCGCACTCCGAGACCTGGACCCCAGCATCCCCGCCTCGCGGGGTTCCCCTCCAACCCCCCGACTCCCGGCTCCCCCTCCTCCCGCTTACCCCGCCCGTCTGTCCCCGCAGTGCCTCCCCTGCGGCCCCGGGGGCAAAGGCCGCTGCTTCGGGCCCAGCATCTGCTGCGCGGACGAGCTGGGCTGCTTTGTGGGCACAGCCGAGGCGCTGCGCTGCCAGGAGGAGAACTACCTGCCTTCGCCCTGCCAGTCCGGCCAGAAGGCGTGCGGGAGCGGGGGCCGCTGCGCCGCCTTCGGCATCTGCTGCAACGACGGTgcgcgggggcgggggggggggcgggcctggggctggggcggGCGCAGACCTCTTGGGTGGGGGGACGCGGACCTGCggcggggtgggggcagggtcAGGCACGGCAGGGAGGGTGTGGGCCCCCGCATCCCGAGCTGCGCCCACCCCAGGGCGCCCGCGCTCACACGTCCTTCCCGCAGAGAGCTGCATGACGGAGCCCGACTGCCGCGAGGGCTTTCACCGCCGCGCCCGCGCCAGCGACCGGAGCAACGCCACGCAGCTGGACGGGCCGGCCGGGGCCTTGCTGCTGCGGCTGGTGCAGCTGGCCGGGGCGCCCGAGCCCTTCGAGCCCGCCCAGCCCGGCGTCTACTGAGCCCCCCGCCCGCCCTACCGGCCCGCTGTCTGCGCCCGCCCCTGCAGCGCGGACAATAAACCTCTGAAAACGCACGACCTCACGTCTGTCTCAGTCtctggagggaagagggaaggggagagaggtgGGAGCGGGGATCCCCGCCACCACGCCGCCCGGCCAGTCCCCGGACTTGAGGTCGCGGACAGATCCACCCCAGAGGAGCAACAGGTCCCGTAGAGGAAGCGATCTGCGACCCGCAGAGGTGTCGCTAGACCGAGGGACAGGGCGAattgggaggcaggggagggggagaCGAGAGGCCGAGAGTGGCCTTGGAGGGGGTCGGTTGGGTATCCTCCAGCAGAGGGAAAGAAGTAAAGGCAGAGAGGGGAAAGGCCTGGAGGACAAGACAGCaagagacccagagacagagaTAGCAGAATGATGGAGAGAGATGCAGAGACATTGACAGTGACGGAGAGAAGAgtgagagaggcagaggggaCAGGCCAAGGGGTGACCATTCTGTCCCCATTTTCGTCCCAGGAGACAAACCACTCAGGGACCCACCCAGGTCCCGGGATTCCCAGTGCAATGTGTGTTTCACCCAAGGCAGTGCTCGTGTGTGGTGGCGGCGGGAACGTCACCCCAGACCCAGCGGAGACAGCGCCACCTGCTGTCCGTCCAGTGCGCCCACCATAAGGGCACCTCAGCCAGAGTGGGGGGCCCCTAACAGATACAGTTCCACACAACCTCAAGCTCACTTGGACAGACAAGAAAATAACTGCTAAGAACATGTCCGCGACCCTTGACCACAACCATAGAGACCCTGAGCCCCACATTCAGAGCCACAGACACACCCAAAGAAACAGATACAGCTGACAGGAGGATGGGCAGGAACATGTACACACAGGCTCACGCACGCAGGAGTGCACTCACATTAGCTCCCAGACATGAAGACTTTCTGCCCTTTGACATGAGCCCCTTTGGCAAAAAGACGTCCAGCAGCTCTCGGCATCTTCCTCTACATCTCTTGGGTTCTCTCACCCCCTTCTTGAACCGGAGGCCTTTCTGGTCCCATCTGCCCTTTCTCTCCTTTGTCTCTCAACCTGCTCTCACCTCCCCGTTCTGCCAGCTCCCGGGCCCCTTCTTGCCTCTCTCCTTGGCCCCTCCACACCCCCCTTCTGTCGCCTCACCCGCTCCGACACCTCCCATCCTTCTCTCTCTTGGCCTCCTCtgttctctgcatcctctcctTGGGCTTCCTTTCTCCAGGTCTTGGAGCCACAAGAGGCTGCATCTCCTTCGGGATCCTCTGCAAACTCTGAGGCCAGGAGGGAGTGCAGGAGGAGAGAAGTCCGCCTGGGCCCTGACCCTAACGCCCAGGCTTACGGCCAAGCCTGGTGACTCAAGCAGCCCAGCCTCAGCAGCCCTGGGCAGAGTCCAGGCACATGCCAAGGTCAGGCTCTCTTCCACACTCCCAGGGCTCCCCTTGGCTCTCACCCCGACCTGGTTCTGGGTTCCTCTGCCAGGCAGTGCCTGGCATGACTGGGTCTAGCCAGCAGGAGCAGGGACCATGCAGGCTTGGGTCACTGCCACGACCTCCTGCTCCTGTTTCATGTGGTCCACTCAGAGCCAGCCCCCATCTGGTTGGGGCTAGAGCAGGACCAAACCTAATAGGAATTTATTAACTCTTCCAACTGGGAAGTAGGAAGAGGCAGGTGGCTTGGCTGCACTGAATCCAATCCAAAGTGCTAGTGTCTGGACTTGGGGACAGTTTTAGAATGAGGTCCAGGAACTTTCTCTTCCCAAATACATACAGATTCAGAGACTCCTTTCCCCTCCACTTGTCTTCAAAACAATCAGGCTACTACTTCTGGGAAGGGGTGAGGAAGGTCTGCCCACCCACAATTTGCCTGAATGTCCACATCCCTGAACAGACTTccactctttctccctctccttgagTCCCCTGACCCACCTACAGAGCCATTTAGCAGGGAGAGGTCTGCCCTCGTCTGCTCATTCTCTACAGGGCAAATGGGCTACGGCAAACCCACAGCAAGGGTCAAAGCAGTGTTCAAGCCTCCACATCTGCTATTTCATAAAAATGGTAACATTGGcagtgtctctttttctttttaaaaaattattattactattattatcattattattattattgagacgaagtctcgctctgttgcccaggctcgagtgcagtggcgcgatctcagttcactgcaagctccgcctccggggttcacaccatcctcctgccttagcctcccaagtagctgggactataggtgtctgccaccgcgcctggctaatttttttgtatttttagtagagaaggggtttcgccattttagccaggatggtctcaatctcctgacctcgtgatctgcctgcctcggcctcccaaagtgctgggattacaggcatgagccaccgtgcctggactatttttatttttatttatttatttttcagcatctACATTAAGGACACAGCAGTGTCTCTTGTTAAAGAacttcttggccaggtgtggtggttcacgcctataattccagcactttgggaggccgaggtgggtagatcgtctgaggtcaggagtttgaaaccccatctctactaaaaatacaaaaattagccaggcatggtggcatgcacctgtagtcccagctactcaggaggctgagacaggagaattgcttgaacccaggaggtggaggttgcagtgagctgagatagtgccatatGTATGTGAATCTATTTCCGGACTCTCTAATCTgttccactgatttttttttttttttttttttttttgacagagtcttactctgtcgcacagtctggagtgcagtggcgtgatctcaacagccatgttgtccaggctggtttcgaactcttgatctcaagtgatctgcctgcctcagcctcccaaagtgctgggattacaggtgtgagccactgcacccggcctagatcTATCCTTTCTATAATATTACACTGTTTTGAATATGATAACTTTATCAGGTTGTGTGgcttttccaactttgttctttttcaaaattgttttgactgTTCTAGTTCCTTTGTCATgctgtataaattttagaatcaacctAATGATTTCTACGAAAAAATCCTATTGGGAGTTTAATTAGAATTGTGTTGGATCTTTCaatcaatttggggagaactgacatccTTACTCTGATGAGTCTtccaaatcaataaacaaaatatatctcTCCAGTTATTCAGGTCTTCCATTTCTTCCATCAGCGTTTTATAGTTCACCATATAGaatttgtatatattatgtaaGATTTCTatccaaaatatttcatgtttttcacactattttaaatagtgttgtattttaaaatgtaatttccaAGTAGttattgttagtatatagaattATGAAGTATTAATGTTAACTTTGTATCCTGTGATCTTGCTAAATGTACTTATTAGATCTAATAACTTTTTTGaagattctttgggattttctacatagacagtaatttctttcttttttttcgctgaggatttttgcaactTCTTTCCATGCCTCCCCAGTCAGTGTGACAGCCATGCTCTGCTCAGACTTCATCTTGTTGCATCATGGTCAGGA comes from Macaca mulatta isolate MMU2019108-1 chromosome 10, T2T-MMU8v2.0, whole genome shotgun sequence and encodes:
- the AVP gene encoding vasopressin-neurophysin 2-copeptin codes for the protein MPDTMLPACFLGLLAFSSACYFQNCPRGGKRAMSDLELRQCLPCGPGGKGRCFGPSICCADELGCFVGTAEALRCQEENYLPSPCQSGQKACGSGGRCAAFGICCNDESCMTEPDCREGFHRRARASDRSNATQLDGPAGALLLRLVQLAGAPEPFEPAQPGVY